The DNA region TGATGGTCTTCCTGGCCTTCACCCTGACGACGCTGCACCGCTCAGAGGCCCTGACCTTGAAGGAAGCTGCACGCTTGGCTCTCTACGCCTTGTTCCCCGAAGTCAGGCTCAACCACCTGCTGGGCCAAATTCAAAAAGAGCAAGAATTCCTCCACCAGCACGGCTATTCGCTCAGCTATGCAAGGTGCAAGTTATGAGTCTAAAGGAAACCTGGTACCCTGACTACCCCTCAAAACGTAGGCTAAACCGTGCCAGACGTATCCAGTTCTTAGGGCTTGGATGCCTGAGCAAATCTCTCCACCCATACAACTCCAGTCAAGACGGATTCTTGCTGGCGTAGCAACTCGTTTTTGACAGATGCTGCCCTTCTTACGCTGACAAAATCTGTGTCTCTGAAGGCATCAGTAGAGTTTTGAGGGGTAGTCAGTTTTCACCTGTCCCCAACGTATTCCAGCACCGACTAGAACAGAGAATGCCGATTCGATACACTTCTTGGCCGCCCCGAATTCAGGTCCCTATCTTTCAGGTTGTGTGCGAGGCCCCTGATTTCCATTTCTCCCGAATCACCTTTTCAGCTCAGTCCCAGGTGAATCTTGAGCTTGCGGTCAACGTCGCTCAGCTGCTCTTTGGTCAGGCTCCCCAGGTAAGAGCTGAATCTCCTCCTGTTCAAGCCGCGGATGTAATTGAGCTGTATCCGGCTGGTCTCCGGTAAGCCGCAGGTTCCGACCTCCAGCATGACGTCAAAGGGATACTCACGGCTGACATTGCTGGTGATGGGGGCAACAACCAGGTGTGGCAAGGCCTCATTCGCCAGGTCATTGGTAAGGATCACTGCAGGACGCGTCTTTG from Deinococcus sp. Marseille-Q6407 includes:
- a CDS encoding type II toxin-antitoxin system PemK/MazF family toxin is translated as MKRGDIYRVDFEPSVQGEPAKTRPAVILTNDLANEALPHLVVAPITSNVSREYPFDVMLEVGTCGLPETSRIQLNYIRGLNRRRFSSYLGSLTKEQLSDVDRKLKIHLGLS